The DNA sequence CGCGGCGGTTCGACAGCGGTGGTGCCCTCGTAGAGACCCGGGTAGTACTGGTTGGCCTCGCCGCCGACGAAGCCGTAGAAGTACTCGAAGCCAGAGCCGGTCGGCCACTGGTGGAAGGGGCCGACGGGAGTGACCTCCCAGCCGGGCACTTCGTGACACTTGCCGAACTGGGCGGTGGAGTAGCCGTTGAGCTTCAGCGTCTCGGCCACCGGTGCCGTGTCCTTGGGCCGGATGCTGTTGTTGCCCGGCGCCGAGGTGGCCATCTCGGTGATCGCGCCCATGCCCACCGAGTGGTGGTTGCGGCCGGTCAGCATCGCCTGCCGGGTCGGCGAGCACAGCGCGGTGGTGTGGAACCGGTTCAGCTTCACACCATTGGCGGCCAGCCTCTCGGCCACCGGGGTGTCGCAGGGGCCGCCGAACGCCGACGACGCACCGAATCCGACGTCGTCGATCAGCACGATCAACACGTTGGGCGCACCCTTCGGCGGGCGCAGCTCGGTGATCGGCGGGTACGTGGTGTTGGGGTCCTTGGCGTCATAGGTGGTCAGCCCGACATGCTTGGGGTCGGGTATCGGCAGGTGCTCGCGGGCGAGATGCGGGTGTGCGTGGGTTGAATCGGACATCTTGTGCTCCCTTCGGCTCCACAGGTCGGTGACGTGCCCGCTGGGGGCACCATCAGTCCCGGGCGAACGCTGCGGCTGCTTCCTTTTCGAGGTCGAGGTACGCCTCATCGCTGACGTCGATACCCACTCCCAGAATCGTTCCCCCGGTGAAGGTTCCGGGCGACTGGTAATGGCTGGAGACGTTGTCACCGCTGTCGTAACCGACGCACAACCCGTCACCGGAGAGGGTGAACTTCCCGACCTGCGCACGCATCGGCCCCTTGGCCGCGACCTTGTCGTCGACGTACAACGTTGTGGTGCCGTGCGATTCGCCGTACTCACCGGCACTTTCCCGAATGAACTCCATTCCGAGGGCGTGCTTGCCGGGAGGGAGCTCCTCGGAGACGAACTCCTGCTCGGGCTTGATGCCCAGGAAGTTGTACACATAATGCAGTTTGCGATCTTTGATGAACAACGCGTGGCCGCCGAAACGTGAACCGTGCGCGAAGATCACGCCTTCCGCACCGTCAGTGATGTCAGTGATGTCAATGTCGGCGATGATCTTGTACGACCGGCCGCGGATGTTGACCGCGACGCCCTCGGGCACCGGCGCAGTGCCCGGGTAGTAGACGTAGCGGTTGCGGGTCGGCTCGGACTGGGGCCGTTCGGTGGTGAGCAGTTCGGTGGCCGAGCGGTCGTCGAGGGGCAGCACGAAGTTGGCGTCGGCTTCGGCGAACCAGGTCGTGATCAGCTCCTGCAGCTTGTCGGGGTGTTCGTCGGCGAGGTTCTTCGATTCCGAACGGTCTTCGTCGACGTGGTAGAGCTCCCAACGGTCCTCGTCGAAGTGGCCCGCCCCGCTCAGCGGGGCGTGGATCGCCGAGGCCTTCCAGCCGTTCTCCCAGATCCCTCGGGTCCCCAGCATCGTGTAGTACTGGCGCTTCTTGGTGGTCGGTGCGTCGGCGTCGTCGAAGCTGTACCGCATCGACACCCCGTTCAGCGGGTACTGGTCGACCCCACGGTAGGTGGTCGGCATCTCCAGACCGACGGCGTCGAGGATGGTGGCGACCACGTCGGTGGCGTGGTGGTACTGGTGCCGCACCTCGCCCTTGGCCTTGATGCCGGCCGGCCAGTGGATCACCATCGGGTCGCAGGTGCCCCCGGAGAACTGCGAGTAGCGCTTGAACATCTGGAACGGTGTCGAGAAGGCGACTGCCCACCCGGTCGGATAGTGGTTGTAGGTGTCCGGGCCGCCGAGGGTTTCCAGATACTTCATGTTCTCGGCCAGCTCGTCGGGATAGCCGTTGAAGAACTTGTTCTCGTTGACCGACCCGTTCGGTGAGCCCTCGCCCGAGGCCCCGTTGTCGGCGCAGTAGAAGATCAGCGTGTTGTCCAGTTGGCCGGTCCGCTCGAGGTAGTCGACGACCCGACCCACCTGCGCGTCGGTGTATTCGGAGAAGCCCGCGAACACCTCTGCCATCCGCGCGAAGAGCCTTTTCTCGTCGT is a window from the Mycolicibacterium poriferae genome containing:
- a CDS encoding arylsulfatase, with translation MEGLRPHGYARRGVDVNEDFAGKIELDVRDSVADWSPYVLKRAPDGAPNILVVLYDDTGLAAWSPYGGRIEMPVMQRLADNGLTYSQWHTTALCSPTRSCFLTGRNHHVNRSSAITEASNGFPGAAARLPAECATIGQVLQDNGYSTFWVGKNHNVPEEDVASGGSRSEWPLQKGFDRFYGFLGGETNQWYPDLVEDNRFIEQPYGPEDGYHLSKDMADQALRMLRDQQATNPSKPWYMWFCPGANHAPHHSPAEYADKYKGMFDDGYEAYREWVLARMIDKGILPEGTQMTPLNPMPDDIAVDADQVRPWDSLNDDEKRLFARMAEVFAGFSEYTDAQVGRVVDYLERTGQLDNTLIFYCADNGASGEGSPNGSVNENKFFNGYPDELAENMKYLETLGGPDTYNHYPTGWAVAFSTPFQMFKRYSQFSGGTCDPMVIHWPAGIKAKGEVRHQYHHATDVVATILDAVGLEMPTTYRGVDQYPLNGVSMRYSFDDADAPTTKKRQYYTMLGTRGIWENGWKASAIHAPLSGAGHFDEDRWELYHVDEDRSESKNLADEHPDKLQELITTWFAEADANFVLPLDDRSATELLTTERPQSEPTRNRYVYYPGTAPVPEGVAVNIRGRSYKIIADIDITDITDGAEGVIFAHGSRFGGHALFIKDRKLHYVYNFLGIKPEQEFVSEELPPGKHALGMEFIRESAGEYGESHGTTTLYVDDKVAAKGPMRAQVGKFTLSGDGLCVGYDSGDNVSSHYQSPGTFTGGTILGVGIDVSDEAYLDLEKEAAAAFARD